The bacterium genomic sequence CAAGATAAGAATGCGATCGTCCGGAAGCAAATTCCGGGCTAATAAGCCTCTGTCCAACAAGAAAGTCACGTTCAGTTTCTAATAAAGAGGCCATGCTATAGGTTTCATGGCGTCCAGAGATAGCTTCACTTAGAGCGCTTTGAAGTAAATTAGATATTTCTCGACGCTGAGCGAGTGTGGCGGAATGAGGAAAGGGAAAGTTGACTAAATTGCGAGCAAAACGCGTTCTTGAACACACCGCTACGTCCCCATCGGGCGCAGCCGCAGTTTGCCAAGCAGGCGTCGGAAAACGCGCTTGAGCTTCGAGAGCAAATCGTTCCCAACCTAATTCCGTCATTTCATCTAAATCATACCCGCGCAGAGCAAGTTCAAAACAGACAAGCTCAATTTTGAATTAATGGTATAAAACCCCATTATTTTGTACAGACAAGTTGGATAGACTATAAGCATCGATGAATAAGAAAATATCTGTTCGACAATATGGAGATGCCCCTTTTAGGGTTGCGGTCATTCATGGCGGGCCGGGAGCGCCCGGAATGATGGCTCCTCTCGCTAAAGAATTAGCTGCTGTGAGAGGTATTCTTGAGCCTCTCCAGAGAGCCTCATCAGTCGAAGGGCAAATTGAGAAGCTAAAAGCACAATTAGAAGCCTATGCGAAATTTCCGGTTATCTTAATCGGCCATTCTTGGGGGGCATGGTTAAGTTATCTAATCGCAGCGCATTATCCCGAGCTTGTAAGCAAACTCATATTGGTCTCCAGTGGACCATTCGAAGCCGAATATACGGAAGGGATGACTGAAACTCGCTTAAGCCGCCTCAGTCCAGATGAACAAGCAGAAGCGCGGACAATCATGAGCGAATTATCTATCCCATCAACAACCAACAAAGACTCACTCATGGCCAGATTAGGCGCTCTTTTTGAAAAAGCCGACACCTACGATCCTCTACCTCTCGAAACAGTAACGGTTGAATGCCAGTATGAAGTCCACACAAAGGTCTGGTTAGAAGCGGCGCGGTTAAGAAAAAGCGGGGTGCTCCTGAAGCTCGGAGAGCGCATTCAAAGCCCGGTTATTGGGATCCACGGAGACTACGATCCTCACCCGGCAGTAGGGGTAGAAAAACCATTATCCGCAATCTTAAGTGATTTCCGCTTTATCTTACTTCAGCGCTGCGGACATGAGCCTTGGGCAGAAAGGCATGCCAGGGATCGCTTCTTCAAAAT encodes the following:
- a CDS encoding alpha/beta hydrolase — translated: MNKKISVRQYGDAPFRVAVIHGGPGAPGMMAPLAKELAAVRGILEPLQRASSVEGQIEKLKAQLEAYAKFPVILIGHSWGAWLSYLIAAHYPELVSKLILVSSGPFEAEYTEGMTETRLSRLSPDEQAEARTIMSELSIPSTTNKDSLMARLGALFEKADTYDPLPLETVTVECQYEVHTKVWLEAARLRKSGVLLKLGERIQSPVIGIHGDYDPHPAVGVEKPLSAILSDFRFILLQRCGHEPWAERHARDRFFKILKQEIA